Within the Salinirubrum litoreum genome, the region GTAGCCTCCAGCGACTCTGGCTCTCTACGCCGGGCGAAGGAATTTCACGCTCCCCTGCGCATCTCGGGTTATGGACCTCACGAGCGTCGTCGCCGATCTCGTTCACGAACCGATCCAGACCGAGAGTCGGGGTCTCGATCTCACGGTCGCCGAGGTGCGCAAAGTAGTCGACCCCGGTCGCATCGACTTCGGCGGCGGGGAACTGACCGATGCGACGACCGAACCGGTCGAGACCGACCTGCGGAACCCCGACGACGACTACGGCTGGTGGCACCTCTCGAACGACGTGTACCTGCTAGAGTACAACGAGTCGCTCGCCGGACCGGGGGACGTGAACCTCGTGCTCCAACCGCGCGACGAACTTCGGACGCGCGGGGCGTTCCACCCGACCCTTCACCTCGCGGGCGACGACGATTTCGGGGCTGTTCCACTGAGCGTCTCGAACGGCGGCCTCATGCTGAAGGAGAACGCTCGGGTCTCGACACTGCTGGCGGACTGACTGGTGCGGCGTGACCAGTGCGAACTCACCGGCGGACTGTTCCGGCGGTCGCGTGCGACTCGTTAGCACTCGATAGCGGTCCCGATCCCTGCCGAGTGGCACGTACCGAAATTACCGAAGAACTAAGCGAGCGAGCGTCTACCCGCCGGATAGACGCGGTTCCGACGTGGGTCAGCCGACTCCGGTGGACCGCCCCAGACGCCATGTCACGAGCAGACTCTCACCCCCCGGACAGCACCGCAGAGTCGATCCACCGCGAGTACCCACTCGACGTGCGGATCGTCGAAGTAGACGAAAGCGAGCAGCACGGGGACGACGTCGGACCGCGCTACCGGTTCGAGGCCCCCCAGCACGTCGAGATAGAGTTCGAAGCGGCGGAGACGGCGGAGTTGTACGCCGACGTCTACTTCGACACGAACGGGTTTCAGGAGGCCGGCACCGGCGACCGGGGTATCCCGCCGGAGGTCGTACAGGCTGGCCGGGACACCTTGGCGGCGTATATGTTGACTCAGCCGATGGCCGACGAGTACTTCGTCGCGTCCTTCTTCGGCAAGAAGCCGAGTCGGATTCAGCGGTACGTCTCGTGGGTGCAGGATCGCGCCGAGGAAATCCGCGCCGGTGTCGAAGCGGAGGGAATCGAGTCGGCCGACTGAATAGTGGGTGGATAGCGGGTCGTGGACGCCGAGGAGTGAAAGCCCGCGACTGCCCGACCTGCCGACCCGTTTCAGTCCCACGCCGGAGAATCTGTAACGCATCACGCGGTCACCGATCGTCACCCGGAAACCGGTGATCTAGTCGAGCACCCGACAGTCGCGGTCTGCGCTCGTGGTCGTCTCGTCGATTCGCCCGCCCTCGTCGCCTCACTGTCGCGGATTTCACAGCCAACACCACCTCGACTCACGACCGGTCGTCGTGATTTCCGGACCGCCACCGGACCGACACTCGGACCACGTTCCTTCAGAGAAACGTGTTCGCTGT harbors:
- a CDS encoding dCTP deaminase — protein: MDLTSVVADLVHEPIQTESRGLDLTVAEVRKVVDPGRIDFGGGELTDATTEPVETDLRNPDDDYGWWHLSNDVYLLEYNESLAGPGDVNLVLQPRDELRTRGAFHPTLHLAGDDDFGAVPLSVSNGGLMLKENARVSTLLAD